One Alteromonas sp. KC3 DNA segment encodes these proteins:
- a CDS encoding alpha-1,6-glucosidase domain-containing protein: MFTKMRLWRAAFLVVGGLTLAGCGGSGVESGTNELLTCDVPNVPNESGTACVPPPPIQCDAPTVPNETNDACVVGADPALPAPVFTPSGNQAVLYYNRASVDADNSSGDPAYEGWRLHTWNNDTCDAYADPDTDWANGRVHTGVDPNYGAYWVLDLKDGYGDCHNFIIHKGTDDAGKEMGGGDFKGSLIQDDETFTRMNFTLSGEPTVFEFPILSLGPQAVDIEGFGAHWLDSNTILWDVPESVVDVKLHYSAQADLETSLDDGINGTSIELVETSLSEAQAARAPHLSAMTAWQGDWSTDDAKTVLTTQAVVGGYDAEGTLVAATGIQIANALDALYTSGDNDADEAMFGAIYTDSGITVALWAPTASNVDLLLYNASKSLTERLEMTRDDASGVWRYEGDMSLDRQLYRYEITVYHPVTGNIETLLVTDPYSVSLSTNGRFSRFVNLADEDLKPEGWDTHDIPTIENPEDAVIYEGHIRDFSVRDMSTSEANRGKYLAFTEEGTAPVEHLQKLVDAGLNYFHILPANDIATIDESPSNTIDLYDTVGALCRLNSSAAVCEEENASTLLIDVYNSYDPLAQAAKAQALTNDLRGVDTFNWGYDPHHFNAPEGSYASSAEGVERIIEMRAMIQALHEMGLRVALDVVYNHTNASGVFSKSVLDKVVPGYYHRYETDTGAIVRETCCDDTEPRNIMMEKFMEDSLLIWTEHYKYDAFRFDIMSQATKDTMIRLRDSVQMLDEDNYFYGEGWTKIDRGYEQANQLNMAGTEIGTFNDRIREAIRQGNIFNPESDSLLYDQDRVKMGMIGTLKDYVLETSAGSAGATSNLGGYAEDPADIINYVSKHDNETLWDQLNYTLPQDISLQERVRAQNVAMGINLVSQGIPFLQMGGDMLRSKSMDRNTYDSGDWFNYVDFTYQTNNWNVGLPLAQDNEGRWAEMGEFIYDPERAASMADITFASDVFAELLATRMSSPLFRLTSSEQIIDRIGFHNIGARQQRGLIAMSIDDGLASEGETPREDLDMLNDAVMVLVNTGYEEKSITVNTATGFTLHAMQMSSVDEVVRSASFTEGEDGNGIFTVPAMTIAVFVKPQTGAQGYGLSAFATSGAPDVVPYGDTTAYLRGDMNGWSTDDAFTYRGNGIYQVAVTLEASTTYAFKFASENWDTINFGAADGDSGVVVENEEKVLARTNTNLSFTPSIGATYLFIVDASDNEAPILTIENEEPYVGTSVFLRGAMNGWGTDEEFVYQGTRIYTFARVLSPGTYEFKVASEDWSTVNFGALSNDDADRNIAPGQTLSLGRTNDNMVLTIEEEDRYVFVFDVDDPDSPTIGVFKEAYWGDTDVYVRGGMNGWGAVDRFSYQGDGIYTAELELSAGSVEFKVASEDWSTVNLGNPNDADSNVVTIGETKILGASNNNLMLEVAEAGLYEFKVTGPDGNSPMLSVTKQ; this comes from the coding sequence ATGTTTACTAAAATGAGACTTTGGCGGGCAGCCTTTCTCGTAGTAGGCGGTTTAACACTAGCAGGTTGTGGTGGTTCTGGCGTTGAGTCTGGAACTAACGAACTGCTTACCTGTGATGTACCTAACGTACCAAATGAGTCGGGTACGGCTTGTGTTCCACCACCACCCATTCAGTGTGATGCACCAACCGTACCTAATGAAACGAATGATGCGTGTGTAGTGGGTGCAGACCCAGCCCTGCCAGCCCCTGTTTTTACACCATCTGGCAACCAAGCGGTCTTATATTATAACCGCGCATCAGTTGATGCAGATAATTCAAGTGGCGACCCAGCTTATGAAGGATGGCGCCTACACACCTGGAATAATGATACCTGTGATGCTTATGCTGACCCAGATACTGACTGGGCGAATGGTCGTGTGCATACAGGCGTTGATCCGAACTATGGCGCTTACTGGGTACTAGACTTAAAAGACGGATACGGTGATTGTCATAACTTTATTATTCATAAAGGTACTGATGATGCGGGCAAAGAGATGGGAGGTGGTGACTTTAAAGGTTCATTAATACAGGACGATGAGACCTTTACGCGCATGAACTTCACGTTGTCAGGCGAGCCCACTGTCTTTGAATTTCCCATTCTTTCATTGGGTCCACAAGCAGTCGATATTGAGGGTTTTGGTGCACATTGGTTAGACAGCAATACGATTTTATGGGACGTTCCTGAGTCAGTGGTGGACGTTAAACTTCACTATTCCGCACAAGCCGACCTAGAAACGTCGCTCGATGATGGTATCAATGGCACATCAATAGAGCTTGTTGAAACGAGCTTAAGTGAAGCTCAAGCAGCGAGAGCGCCGCATTTAAGCGCAATGACTGCCTGGCAAGGTGACTGGTCAACAGATGATGCGAAGACAGTATTGACTACGCAAGCCGTCGTTGGCGGTTATGACGCAGAGGGGACTCTTGTCGCGGCCACTGGAATACAGATAGCGAATGCGTTAGATGCATTGTATACAAGTGGTGACAACGACGCCGATGAAGCCATGTTTGGCGCGATTTATACTGACAGTGGTATTACTGTAGCACTATGGGCGCCCACAGCATCAAACGTTGACTTATTATTGTATAACGCAAGTAAAAGTCTAACCGAGCGTCTTGAAATGACGCGAGATGATGCGTCAGGTGTGTGGCGTTATGAAGGGGACATGTCCCTTGATAGACAGCTATATCGCTATGAGATAACCGTTTATCACCCGGTTACCGGAAACATTGAAACGCTTTTAGTTACTGACCCTTATTCAGTTTCGCTAAGTACCAATGGCCGTTTTTCACGATTTGTCAATCTTGCTGATGAGGACTTAAAGCCTGAAGGGTGGGACACGCACGATATACCCACTATCGAAAACCCAGAAGATGCTGTTATTTATGAAGGACACATTCGCGATTTCAGCGTAAGAGATATGTCTACAAGCGAGGCAAATCGCGGTAAATATTTGGCGTTTACAGAAGAGGGAACGGCACCTGTAGAGCATCTTCAGAAACTTGTTGATGCGGGTCTTAATTACTTCCACATATTGCCTGCTAATGACATTGCGACCATCGATGAAAGCCCAAGTAATACCATAGACTTGTACGATACCGTTGGTGCGCTTTGTCGATTAAATAGTAGTGCGGCTGTTTGTGAAGAAGAAAATGCTTCTACGTTACTTATTGATGTTTACAATTCTTACGACCCATTAGCACAAGCTGCGAAAGCACAGGCGTTAACCAATGATCTTCGCGGTGTAGATACGTTCAACTGGGGTTACGATCCTCACCATTTCAATGCGCCAGAAGGAAGCTACGCATCGAGCGCGGAAGGGGTTGAAAGAATCATCGAAATGAGAGCAATGATTCAAGCTTTGCACGAAATGGGTCTTCGTGTCGCACTAGATGTCGTATACAACCATACTAATGCGTCGGGCGTATTTTCAAAGTCAGTATTAGATAAGGTAGTACCTGGGTATTATCACCGCTATGAAACAGACACAGGTGCTATTGTAAGAGAGACCTGCTGTGACGATACAGAGCCGCGCAACATCATGATGGAAAAGTTCATGGAAGATTCGCTGCTTATCTGGACTGAGCATTACAAGTATGACGCCTTCAGGTTCGACATCATGAGCCAAGCAACAAAAGATACGATGATTCGCTTACGCGACTCTGTACAAATGCTTGATGAAGATAATTATTTCTATGGCGAAGGCTGGACGAAAATTGATCGTGGTTACGAGCAAGCTAATCAGCTAAACATGGCTGGCACTGAAATTGGGACGTTTAACGACCGCATTCGTGAAGCAATTCGTCAAGGCAATATCTTTAACCCTGAATCAGATTCGCTGCTTTACGACCAAGACCGCGTAAAAATGGGAATGATAGGCACTCTAAAAGACTACGTGCTAGAAACTTCAGCAGGTAGTGCCGGTGCAACAAGTAATCTCGGCGGCTACGCCGAAGACCCCGCTGATATTATTAATTATGTATCTAAGCATGATAATGAAACCTTGTGGGATCAGCTCAATTATACCTTACCTCAAGACATAAGCTTGCAAGAACGCGTTCGAGCGCAAAACGTTGCAATGGGTATCAACTTAGTGTCACAAGGTATCCCGTTCTTACAGATGGGGGGGGACATGCTGCGTTCTAAGTCAATGGATCGCAACACATACGACTCTGGCGACTGGTTCAACTACGTTGATTTTACTTACCAGACCAATAACTGGAATGTAGGGCTCCCGTTAGCACAAGACAACGAAGGTCGTTGGGCTGAGATGGGAGAGTTTATCTACGACCCAGAACGTGCAGCGAGTATGGCAGACATTACGTTTGCTTCAGACGTTTTTGCAGAATTGCTCGCTACTCGTATGTCTAGCCCGCTTTTCAGGTTGACCAGCAGTGAACAAATTATTGACCGCATCGGGTTTCACAATATTGGCGCACGCCAACAGCGTGGACTGATAGCCATGAGCATTGACGATGGTTTAGCTTCAGAGGGAGAAACACCTCGTGAAGACTTAGACATGCTGAATGACGCAGTAATGGTTCTGGTTAATACTGGCTATGAAGAAAAATCCATCACAGTAAATACTGCAACAGGTTTTACGCTTCACGCTATGCAGATGAGTTCTGTTGATGAAGTTGTTCGCAGCGCTTCCTTTACTGAAGGCGAAGACGGAAACGGGATTTTTACCGTTCCTGCTATGACTATAGCTGTTTTTGTTAAACCTCAAACTGGTGCACAAGGTTACGGCTTATCAGCATTTGCAACATCAGGTGCACCAGATGTTGTGCCATATGGTGATACTACTGCGTATCTGCGCGGCGACATGAATGGCTGGTCGACTGACGATGCATTTACCTACCGCGGCAATGGTATTTATCAAGTTGCAGTAACACTTGAAGCAAGTACCACATACGCATTTAAGTTCGCATCTGAAAACTGGGATACCATTAACTTTGGTGCGGCTGACGGCGACAGTGGAGTGGTCGTTGAAAATGAAGAGAAAGTGTTAGCGCGTACCAATACTAACCTGTCATTCACACCAAGCATTGGTGCAACCTACTTGTTTATAGTAGACGCATCAGATAATGAAGCGCCAATTTTAACCATTGAAAACGAAGAGCCCTATGTTGGTACGTCTGTGTTCCTTCGCGGTGCAATGAATGGATGGGGCACTGACGAAGAGTTTGTGTATCAAGGTACTCGGATATACACCTTTGCGCGTGTTTTATCTCCAGGCACTTACGAGTTTAAAGTAGCGTCGGAGGACTGGAGCACGGTCAATTTTGGAGCACTTTCAAACGATGATGCAGACCGAAATATTGCGCCAGGACAAACACTTTCATTAGGTCGTACTAATGACAATATGGTGTTAACTATTGAAGAAGAAGACCGCTATGTATTTGTCTTCGATGTTGATGACCCTGATTCACCAACAATAGGCGTATTTAAAGAAGCTTATTGGGGCGACACTGATGTATATGTTCGAGGTGGCATGAACGGTTGGGGCGCTGTAGATAGGTTTAGTTATCAGGGGGACGGTATTTATACTGCTGAATTGGAGCTTAGTGCCGGAAGCGTTGAATTCAAAGTTGCTTCAGAAGATTGGTCGACTGTTAATTTAGGTAACCCAAATGATGCTGACTCTAATGTTGTCACAATTGGCGAAACTAAGATATTAGGCGCTAGCAACAATAACTTGATGCTTGAAGTCGCTGAAGCGGGCCTGTATGAATTTAAGGTAACAGGCCCCGATGGTAATTCTCCAATGTTGTCAGTGACCAAGCAGTAA
- a CDS encoding TonB-dependent receptor — protein sequence MKTFKPSTIMAALVSSGVAFAPFSLYAQESPEITVDEVEVDNIEQDAVERIEVRGFSTSLIQSLNQKRFSDTVSEQISADDLGGLPDVSMADALTRLPGISAVRTGGQAAQINIRGLSGDFVFSTLNGREQVSTSGSRAIEFDQYPSELISEAAVYKSPKASLIEGGIAGTVELRTASPLAIEEQHKFSANVRGMYNDRASEISDAKEYGHRISFSYQGKFLDDTLGVSLGYARLFQPSVSTQFIGLAYNGLVDVDGVEGDVQGPESCPECEYISEGFEMQHKGGEETRDGYVAAFEWAPIETFTLKADAFISKFDSEAFARGFRVKLGGINAGITNPVVVNNSVIGGTFSRTDNSFTRVELVNDDNQDFDSVTNVGVNAHWEITPDLAVQFDVSRSSAESDFRNGLLWSLVGDDANAANPVFDENVQISYLLNGLDLPDLGFNQMAAFTDLDRVMVSKYGIYPYENKDELDAYRVDFQYYVDTPIISGFEFGYRYSDREYNNDRSVFEYGNDSAFSVSQPPLRLTEDMVEQIDWSGDFGYFPSYLSINLNSALNAWFPDGRPMPVQTWGPGAAGVINGPGTGPATAWTLQESGDVFETVNSAYLMANINTEIGDLPITGNIGVRYVKSKQSSTTLQRATQLITDPESGVTVELSDPTAGAQNIADEVGLINNFYRPTVISHEYNDVLPSINLNFKLTDDTQLRVAAAKVMGRAPINRFAANASTNVEVVTAFQDRDSGEITLSTPTARVNGSARNSPYLEPFYATQYDVSWEYYFSETEGALVIAGFYKDIESFVEDIEIDPYDFEANGIVTPDSVQVPVFLTPEFSGQEAELARDENGDPIFVTVPTENGSYSTAVNNAEGGYIRGLEIAYTQIYSMLPGMLSGLGVSASYSYTESEIQRTLGDGVYAANLPGLSENVATLTVFWEYEGFETRVSSRYRDAFVSQQVAVNDQVVNFDSELVIDYQASYEINDNWSVLFQVNNLTDEPTKSYFSSPEQTGTIQYFGTQYFLGMTYQL from the coding sequence ATGAAAACATTCAAACCCAGCACTATCATGGCAGCGCTTGTCAGTAGTGGAGTGGCGTTCGCACCATTCTCGCTGTATGCGCAAGAATCTCCCGAGATAACCGTCGACGAAGTAGAAGTTGACAATATCGAACAAGACGCGGTTGAACGTATTGAAGTAAGAGGTTTCAGTACGAGCTTAATTCAGTCGTTAAATCAAAAACGCTTTTCAGATACGGTCTCTGAACAGATATCCGCCGATGACCTAGGTGGGTTACCAGATGTGTCGATGGCCGACGCACTTACTCGGCTACCAGGCATATCAGCCGTACGCACTGGCGGTCAAGCTGCGCAAATTAACATTCGTGGTTTGTCGGGAGACTTTGTGTTCTCTACGCTAAATGGGCGGGAACAGGTATCAACCAGTGGCAGTCGTGCCATAGAGTTTGACCAGTATCCTTCTGAATTAATAAGCGAGGCTGCGGTGTATAAATCACCCAAAGCGTCACTTATTGAAGGTGGTATCGCGGGTACCGTTGAGCTAAGAACGGCATCGCCACTTGCTATTGAAGAGCAGCACAAATTTAGTGCCAATGTACGTGGAATGTACAATGACAGGGCGTCAGAGATTAGTGATGCCAAAGAATATGGCCATCGAATCAGTTTTTCATACCAAGGTAAGTTTCTCGACGACACGCTAGGTGTTTCCCTTGGTTATGCGCGTTTGTTTCAACCAAGTGTGTCAACGCAGTTCATTGGCTTAGCGTATAACGGCTTAGTTGATGTTGATGGCGTTGAAGGTGATGTTCAAGGTCCTGAGTCTTGCCCTGAGTGTGAGTACATTTCTGAAGGTTTCGAAATGCAGCATAAAGGCGGTGAAGAGACCCGTGATGGTTATGTTGCGGCGTTTGAATGGGCCCCTATAGAGACCTTCACACTTAAAGCCGATGCCTTCATATCTAAATTTGACTCTGAAGCATTTGCACGTGGTTTCCGCGTAAAGCTCGGAGGAATTAACGCAGGTATCACTAACCCTGTAGTTGTTAACAACAGCGTAATAGGCGGTACCTTCTCGCGTACGGATAACAGCTTTACCCGCGTTGAGCTCGTTAACGATGATAACCAAGACTTCGACAGCGTAACGAATGTTGGCGTTAATGCGCATTGGGAAATTACGCCTGATTTGGCTGTTCAGTTTGATGTTTCACGTTCTAGCGCAGAGAGTGACTTTCGCAATGGGCTTCTTTGGTCTTTAGTTGGAGATGATGCCAACGCAGCCAACCCTGTATTTGATGAGAATGTACAAATCTCTTATTTATTAAATGGCTTGGACCTGCCTGATCTTGGTTTCAATCAAATGGCTGCCTTTACTGACCTAGACCGTGTAATGGTGAGTAAATACGGTATTTACCCTTATGAAAACAAAGATGAATTAGATGCCTATCGCGTAGATTTTCAATACTACGTTGATACACCTATTATTTCGGGTTTTGAGTTTGGTTATCGCTACTCTGATAGAGAGTACAACAATGACCGTTCTGTTTTTGAGTACGGAAACGATAGCGCGTTTTCAGTTAGCCAGCCTCCACTTAGACTCACAGAGGACATGGTGGAACAAATCGACTGGTCAGGCGATTTTGGATACTTCCCAAGTTATTTATCTATCAATCTAAACAGTGCCTTGAATGCGTGGTTTCCCGATGGCCGACCTATGCCGGTTCAAACATGGGGGCCTGGTGCAGCTGGTGTAATAAATGGTCCAGGTACTGGGCCCGCAACAGCATGGACACTTCAAGAAAGTGGCGATGTATTTGAAACAGTTAATTCAGCCTATTTGATGGCCAATATTAATACTGAAATTGGCGATCTTCCTATTACAGGTAATATTGGTGTTCGTTATGTTAAGAGCAAACAGAGTTCTACGACATTACAGCGTGCTACGCAACTCATTACTGACCCCGAGTCAGGTGTTACCGTTGAGCTTAGTGACCCAACTGCAGGTGCTCAAAACATTGCTGATGAAGTTGGGCTTATCAACAATTTTTATCGCCCGACGGTCATAAGTCACGAATACAACGACGTTTTGCCATCAATAAACTTAAACTTCAAATTGACCGATGACACACAACTTCGTGTCGCGGCGGCTAAAGTTATGGGGCGTGCTCCAATAAATCGTTTTGCGGCGAATGCATCAACAAATGTTGAAGTGGTAACAGCATTTCAAGATAGAGACTCTGGCGAAATTACGCTTTCAACACCTACCGCAAGAGTAAACGGAAGTGCCAGGAATAGCCCTTATCTAGAGCCGTTTTACGCGACGCAGTATGACGTCTCATGGGAATACTACTTTTCAGAAACCGAAGGTGCTTTGGTTATTGCTGGTTTTTACAAAGACATTGAGTCCTTTGTAGAAGACATTGAAATAGACCCTTACGATTTTGAAGCAAATGGCATTGTTACGCCTGACTCTGTTCAAGTGCCTGTATTTCTAACGCCTGAGTTCTCAGGACAAGAAGCTGAGTTAGCAAGGGATGAAAATGGCGATCCAATCTTTGTTACCGTACCAACGGAAAATGGAAGCTACAGCACCGCTGTTAACAATGCAGAGGGTGGTTATATTCGCGGTTTAGAAATTGCGTATACCCAAATATATAGCATGTTGCCAGGCATGCTCTCTGGATTAGGTGTTAGCGCAAGCTACTCCTATACAGAGAGTGAAATACAGCGAACGCTAGGTGATGGTGTTTACGCCGCTAACTTACCTGGCTTGTCGGAAAACGTGGCCACTCTCACCGTTTTCTGGGAATACGAAGGATTTGAAACCCGCGTATCGAGTCGCTATCGCGATGCTTTTGTATCTCAACAAGTTGCGGTTAATGACCAAGTAGTTAATTTCGATTCTGAGTTAGTTATCGATTATCAGGCGTCTTACGAAATTAACGATAACTGGAGTGTACTGTTTCAAGTCAATAACCTGACCGACGAACCAACTAAAAGCTATTTCTCATCGCCAGAGCAGACCGGCACCATCCAATACTTCGGTACGCAATACTTCTTGGGGATGACATATCAACTATGA
- a CDS encoding tryptophan halogenase family protein: MDKPKHIVIAGGGTAGWMAANYFAHKWQSDVVKVTLVESPDIGIIGVGEGSTPTLKRFFHELGIHESDWMGRCNATYKVSIQFNDWSPASGVDSYRHPFISQTDTFTQRAFEVNCRTRRLGLDTHVKGEDFLINGVLAQQHKAPITPDNFPFRMEYGYHFDSALLGSYLRDLAVSRNVNHVSANITDVVLHGNGDIQQLITDKGNIEGDFFIDCTGFSSMLLQQTLGVRFNSYSDNLFNDSAVVLPTDVQSTISVETQSTALRNGWCWTIPLQSRTGNGYVYSSAHCSSDEAEVELRQFLGLTNSDVDARHLKMKVGQVEKHWYRNCLALGLSQGFIEPLEATALHLVQICIEHFADLYEKGQFTNAQQHDFNTFAKERFDRVRDYIVAHYKLNTRDDSEYWRDNRNNTNLSPSLMKILQCWFNREDLSEEIKRQNIGMHWDSVSWHCLLAGYGAFPALAANQPGKGDLYTEQNVAQFVQGCALNFKTHEDVLKR, encoded by the coding sequence ATGGATAAACCAAAGCACATTGTGATTGCCGGCGGTGGTACTGCTGGATGGATGGCGGCGAACTACTTTGCCCACAAATGGCAAAGTGACGTTGTAAAAGTAACGTTAGTTGAATCGCCTGATATTGGCATCATTGGTGTAGGTGAGGGCTCAACACCTACACTTAAGCGCTTTTTTCACGAACTAGGTATTCACGAGAGCGATTGGATGGGGCGTTGCAACGCTACTTATAAGGTCAGTATTCAATTTAACGATTGGAGCCCTGCCTCAGGGGTAGACAGTTATCGTCATCCGTTCATTTCACAAACCGATACCTTTACGCAACGGGCGTTTGAAGTAAATTGTCGTACGCGCAGATTAGGTTTAGACACGCACGTTAAGGGAGAAGACTTCTTAATAAACGGTGTACTGGCCCAGCAACACAAAGCGCCAATTACCCCCGATAATTTTCCTTTTAGAATGGAATATGGCTATCATTTTGATAGTGCACTACTGGGTAGTTATCTGCGCGATCTTGCCGTAAGTCGAAACGTCAACCACGTTAGTGCAAACATCACTGATGTTGTATTACACGGAAACGGTGATATCCAGCAACTTATCACTGACAAGGGCAATATTGAGGGCGACTTTTTTATAGACTGCACCGGGTTCTCTTCAATGCTTTTGCAGCAAACCCTAGGCGTACGCTTTAATAGCTACAGCGATAATTTGTTTAATGATTCTGCGGTTGTTCTTCCTACCGACGTTCAGTCAACGATATCTGTAGAAACACAATCTACAGCACTCCGCAATGGTTGGTGCTGGACAATACCACTTCAAAGCCGCACTGGTAACGGGTATGTGTATAGCTCCGCACATTGCAGCAGTGATGAAGCGGAAGTGGAACTTCGCCAATTCTTAGGGCTTACAAACTCAGATGTTGATGCTAGACATCTAAAAATGAAAGTGGGTCAGGTTGAAAAGCATTGGTATAGGAATTGTCTTGCATTGGGGCTATCTCAAGGTTTTATTGAGCCATTGGAGGCAACAGCGCTACACCTTGTACAAATTTGTATTGAGCACTTTGCTGATCTCTATGAAAAAGGGCAGTTCACTAACGCGCAGCAGCATGATTTCAATACCTTCGCTAAAGAGCGCTTTGACCGGGTGCGCGATTATATTGTAGCGCACTACAAATTAAATACGCGCGATGATAGTGAGTATTGGCGCGATAATAGAAACAACACTAACTTGTCGCCATCACTGATGAAAATACTGCAATGTTGGTTTAATAGGGAAGATCTTAGCGAAGAGATAAAGCGGCAAAATATAGGAATGCACTGGGATTCTGTTTCTTGGCACTGCTTGTTAGCGGGCTATGGTGCATTTCCCGCGCTAGCGGCAAATCAACCGGGGAAGGGGGATCTTTATACCGAGCAAAATGTCGCGCAGTTTGTTCAAGGTTGTGCACTCAATTTTAAAACACATGAAGATGTACTCAAACGGTGA